From Daucus carota subsp. sativus chromosome 6, DH1 v3.0, whole genome shotgun sequence:
TATTCAAGTTGAAAAAATTCGTTGTCAACCACAGAAAGCCGATTTATCAAAATATCCATCGCGAGTAgttaatattttgtgacaagtgaaacgtgtatatatatagtggTGTAAATGTATACATACAGGCGCGTGTGTATTGTGATATCCAACTGAAACAGAATCTTCGGTTCTCGGTAACGACTAACGGCCGTACCCGGTATGGATATTTTGTGggtgtatattttattttaactggTCCCgtcaacaaaaataaattattagtgtatttaatttgaatttaaatgaaTTAATAATACCTTAAAATTCTGAATGGATTGTAGTGAATATTGGTTTTGTGTGGAATTGAAATAAAATACATCCTGTTGATAAATTCTTGGAATTCAAAAAGTTGTttggttaaaattaaaattgagatAATTCTATTTCAAAATATACTAGATTTTTTAAGCAAGACCAAATATGCATTTAAGATCATGTTTGGAATCTCACGTGATATCAATCAATCAtcatcaatatatcaatatGAGGATACACGGCGAGTTAGGTGGCGCCTCTACAAACACCtcgtttaatttttctaaaattttgtgAGAAATTAGATAAAATAGCTAAAAATAAGTAAgtataaaagaaatataattttaaataattacgaaataagaattttaacataaatataatagctaaaatttgtAAAGTTCTAAGTAGTTAGCAAATAGGAAccttaaaagaaaagagagataattctaaataattgaaaatttaaaatctgcgaaattggatatatttatacaattataattataaatttatattgatatattgattgattgatgattgtaattgatgattatattataatattaatatatgtttaatgatactaggtttatttttttaactaattataattatatttaaaaaataatgatcaattttttatcttgtatgcatatttgtttgtaatttaaactCTATTAAATTGTGTCATGATATAAAAAGGCAACATAACTCTACGTGTTCTGGAGTTTGGACTTCTAATCAGAAAGGACTTCTAATTAGAAAGGACATGCAAAAGTATAAATACTCCATAAGAACCGGAGAAAAAGAATAACAAAGCAGTAAACAAACAGAGCACATTGAGCACCAACATGCCTcccaaatcaaaagaaaagccCAAATCGGCCGCCGCAGCCCCACCGCCGTCGATCTCAATCGAAGATCTCTTCACTTCCATTAAACGCCACGTCGACAAAGATGAGTTCGAACAAATCGTCAAGCTCTCAGATCAAGGTCATTTTTCGTTTTAATTATGTCTGtgtttttgatttattatatgTGATCTTGAGACTTTGTCTTGTGTCTGGATAGTGTTATCTGTAGCTCCTGGTGATGAAGATGCGTTACGATGCAAAGTTGCGGCGTTGATTAAGTGCGATAAGATCGATGACGCGCTTTCGGTTATTCGCAAGGTTCCCAATGATTTTAGCTATTTCAAGGTATTTGTACTTTACTATTTTCTGTGTTAATGTCTGATTGATTATAGAGTTTGGTTGATTTTGGATATAGAGGTTTATTTATGAACACTTTTTTGGTATTGGTGCATATATAGTCCGATCTGTAGTTAATTACTtaatttcattgtttttatgaaatatacaaCATAGCACATACATTACGTAATGTATCTTTCTATTTGAGAAATATGGACAGTAAAATTTGTAGCCGACTTGTTAACATAGACTCTGACACTTGTCGAAAGATCGCTCAGCATAAGAATTGTAATTGATAAGGAAATAACTTGAGATATGCTGAATAACAACAAGTAAACTGGAATTGATAATAAGCTAGAAGAAATGATAAGCTGCAATTAAAGAACAATAAACTTGACAAATACAAGCAGTGAACTGGAAGGTAATGAACCGCGTAAAGACGGTAGTCTCTTCTTTCATTGCACTTCAATGAACATGGAACACCAGATCAGTACATATAGGCAAGCATGATGGGTTGGGCTTGAAGTTCTAAACTAATTAAGGGCCCTTACTTGGCAAACAGTCTCATATGTTCACTTGAATGATCTATTTGTTACAAAATTGAAGTAGGCGTGATTATGGTTATAAGGGACACAGATGCAGACGAAGGCGATTTGCATGCTCATTTTTATTGTGTTAAAATTTCTACTATTCCTATCTTTTATAAAGAATTGTGACTTGGCACGTACATGAAGGTGACTTTATCCTGAATATTTGTCAGCTTATGTGGCTACAAATGCAATATTGACTcgtttcttgttttgttttcttattGTAGGCATATTGCTTATACAGGcaaaaaaagttaaaagaagCTATGGAATCGCTGAAGGGTCTTGAGGAAAATTTTGCAACTATGCTTTTAGGATCCCAGATTCTGTTTCGCATGGGAAAAATGGATGCTTCTGTTGATATCTACCGGAAACTCCAGAATTCAAATATAGACGCGCTAGAGATAAATGTTGTTGCTGGATTGGTCTCAGCTGGGAAAAGTTCTGAAGTTAAAGGAATGATGGATGCTCTCCGGGTTAAAGCAACAAGCAGCTTTAGGTTGGCATATAATGCTGCCTGTTCACTGATTGAAGAACACAAATACACTGATGCAGAGCAACTTCTACTCTTATCTAGAAGGTGATCTTTTTTAATTGGTAGTTTTTGTGATCATTACTATATCCTGTAGATTTTTTAATGTTTATGTATAGTTTGTatgtaggggtgagcattcgttcggttcggtccggtccaaaaccggaccgaaataaccgaatttttttacaaaaataaaaataaattataaataattttaaaagtcaTGAATTATTATCTTCCTGGAAGTTTTATTAAGTCTTATCGTTGCCTTGTCAGAATGGCACAGGAAACTCTAATGGATGAGGGTTTGGCAGATGACAAAATTGAAACTAAACTGGCACGAATATCTGTTCAGTTGGCATATGTTCAGCAGGTAGGATGGTGCTATTAGGCATTCTTGTATGTTGCTGTAATGATCATTTGTTTGCTTCATTAATAATTGCTCAATTCTCAGCTCACGGGTAATACAAAGGAAGCTGTTCAGTCATATACTCGAATAATTAAGCGAAATCTGGCAAGTGAAGCAACACAGGCAGTGGCCACCAACAACCTTATTGCTTTAAAAGGTCCCAAAGATATCTCAGATAGCTTGAAGAAGCTTGATAAGCTTGTGAAGAAAACTGGAGGGCCTGGGAGCTTCCAGCTTGCTCGTGGTTTAGACTTGAAGCTTTCACCTAAGCAGAAAGAAGCGTTATACATTAATCGAATGCTGCTGCTACTTCATTCAAATAAAATGGAGCAGGTATCATATTTCTGCCTGCATTAGAACATCTTTAGCACATAACACCAAAGTAGTGCAACTTTGTTCTAAAAGCTACAACAGCTCTGAAACCAACTTTAAACCCACCAAATCAACAAGTGGTGTAAACTAAATTTGATTAATGAATACAAGGGTTCATTGGTATGTTGAAAAAAGTTATATATGGTGTGGAAATTACCCCAAACGAGTAGTGTTACAGTAAATTCGTTAACAATGTTCATTTAGACCAAAATGGTGTAATTTAGTGTCTAGTTGGAGGGGGTGTTACAATAAAACGATGCAAAACCACTTTGGTATTTTCGTTCAGCATTGGAGCTGTTCTTAACATTGATATGCTAATACACATATCATTCACTATTGAGTGATATCGTCTTAATGGTATAGGTCTTTCCTACCTGTCTATGTGTGTCAGATCTATGTTATCGGTATAGTCTAGGTAATGAGCCAAGTAATTACAGGGAAAACAATTTCACAGTTCGTATGAAATTGCACTCCAACTTATAAACGCAAAAATGCCATTGTTTAGGCTATGACATGTATATTATTATCTAAGATATTGTCAGGTGCTACCATGATGATAACGGTGCATGTCAAAGACCTCTGAGATTGTTAATAACTTACTAGCTTATGACCATGTGATGTCTTGCATATAgttaattgaataatttttaCAGGCTCGAGAACTTGTTGCTGCCTTGCCAGACTTGTGTCCTGGTAGTGTGGTGCCAGTATTGCTTCAAGCTGCCGTCTTGGTCAAAGAAAATAAGGCTGGAAAGGCTGAAGAAATATTGGGACAATCTGCAGATAAGTTCCCAGATAATTCCAGAGTACTTCACCTTGCAAGGGCCCAGATTGCTGCTGCTGGTGGTCACCCACAAATTGCAGTTGCATCTCTAGAAAAAATACCTGATATTCAACACATGCCTGCTACAGTGGCAACCCTTGTTGCTCTTAAAGAGCGTGCTGGAGATATTGATGGTGCAGATGCTGTTTTTGACTCGGCAATCCGATGGTGGTCAAATGCTATGACTGAAGAAAACAAGCTTAGTGTAATCATGCAAGAAGCTGCTGCTTTCAAGCTTAAGCATGGCCGTAAAGAGGAGGCTGCTCGTTTGTACGAGGAGATTGTGAAAAGTCATGGAAGTGTTGAGGCTTTGGTAGGTTTAATCCAGACAGCTGCTCATGTCGATGTTGAGAAAGCAGAGGCTTATGAGAAGAAACTTAAACAAATGCCTGACTTAAAAGATATTGATGTGGATAGTTTAGAGAGGACGTCGGGTGCAAAGCATGCTGAGGGTGGATCTCATATGAATACAGCTACCTCTTATGAAGACAATAATAAAGAGAaaacgaagaagaagaagaggaaaagaAAGCCCAAGTACCCCAAAGGGTTCGATCCTGCAAATCCTGGTCCCCCGCCAGATCCGGAGAGGTGGTTACCTAAACGGGAGAGGTCTAGTTTCAGGCCAAAGAGAAAGGATAAGCGGATTGCCCAAATTAGAGGATCTCAGGGTGCAGTGGCTAAAGAAGCAGGAAATGCAAACTCAAAATCTAGCCGAGCAAGTTCCAAAGGGGTGTCTACAGGTCCAGAGCCATCAAAGCCTTCCTCCAAGTCATCTAAAAAGAAATCAAGGAAGTGAGAAATATTTTTAGCTAGAGGCGAATCTGCACTTCTgcttgcctttttttttttcctgcaaTATTTTGTACTTTGGGCAAAAAGCTATAAGTTAATTAGGTTAGAACGATGCCTGAAAAAGATACTGTTGAAGATGAGCACTGAAACTGAATATTGACTTGCATCCTGGATatattttcatttgaaatccatacTTTAAAATTGGAGTCCTTGGTTTGGTTCAAGTGAAGAAGAATCGTGCGGGATAAGTTATACAGTTCGAGTTATTTAATGGATAGGTCTGTCATTGTTATATATGATGATCCCTGTTTGATTTTCCCTGGTGAAAGTCATCAGATGATCAGATATAATTGTCGTAGTCCTCTTTGCACCCTACTGAGAGAAATGGGCATCAAGAAGTTGGCACACACGTAATGTATATCACTGAAATTCTAGAAAACAATAATTAGCTCCGTCATAACACAGATGTGCCGacaaattggacctgtaagacattatgtaaaatttgctgaacctgtaagacattttgctacaATGATACTGGCTaattggttgactataatttaaaaatagtatgttattaatattttaaattgttaaaatagaatataacagttcaatatggtaataaatgatatacaatcttcctacagattttattacagacctgtagaggttcgacaaatttagccatccataggaggttggctaaatttatcgACAACCGCtcatcatggttggagttgagtttttagagctgttggctaaatctttttattttaagtatgccaactcatcttttagccaagggttttagatggttggagatgctcttacaataAACCATTAtctgatattattttaattaaattttggcGATTGTATATACCCTAAATACCAAAGgtacatatttatttaattatataatatttatcaaaagaaaaaaaaaaaaaaaggaaaccaaagaagaagaaaaaggccgagaaagaaagtaaattggGTAGTAACAGTCCGACCCATTGGCCACAATAGGTTATCAGTCTGACAGCTTCTCTTGAGCACCAAAATGCCTcccaaatcaaaagaaaagccCAAATCGGCCGCCGCAGCCCCACCGCCGTCGATCTCAATCGAAGATCTCTTCACTTCCATTAAACGCCACGTCGACAAAGATGAGTTCGAACAAATCGTCAAGCTCTCAGATCAAGGTCATTTTTCGTTTTAATTATGTCTGtgtttttgatttattatatgTGATCTTGAGACTTTGTCTTGTGTCTGGATAGTGTTATCTGTAGCTCCTGGTGATGAAGATGCGTTACGATGCAAAGTTGCGGCGTTGATTAAGTGCGATAAGATCGATGACGCGCTTTCGGTTATTCGCAAGGTTCCCAATGATTTTAGCTATTTCAAGGTATTTGTACTTTACTATTTTCTGTGTTAATGTCTGATTGATTATAGAGTTTGGTTGATTTTGGATATAGAGGTTTATTTATGAACACTTTTTTGGTATTGGTGCATATATAGTCCGATTTGTAGTTCATTGTATTGTTTAGAATTATACTACATACATGATACATTACGTAATCTATCTTTCTGTCCGAGAAATATGGACAGTAAAATTTGTAACCGACTTGTTAACATAGACACTGACACTTGTCGAAAGATCACTCAGCATCAGAATCGTAATTGATAAGGAAATTAATTGAGATATGCAGATTAAAAAGTGAATTGAAATTGATAATAAGCTGGAAGAAATGATAAACTGCAATGAAGGAACAATAAACTCGACAAGGAAATGAAATACAAGCAGTGGACTGGAAGATAATGAACAGTGTAAAGAAGGTAGTTTCTTCTTTCATGGCACTTCAATGAACATGGAACACCAGATCAGTACATATACTCAAGCATGATGGGTTTGGCATTGGGTTTGAAGTTCTAACTAATTAAGGGCTCTTACTTGGTAAATAGATCACTTGAATGATCTATTTGTTACAAAATTGAAATAGTAGTGATTATGGTTATAAGGGACACAGATGCAGACCAAGGCGATTTACATGCTCATTCTTATTGTGTTAATatttctattattaaatatattataaagaatAGTGACTTGGCACGTACATGAAGGTGACTTTTCCTGAATATTTGTCTGCTTATGTGGCTACAAATGCAATATTGAGTcatttcttgttttgttttcgTATTATAGGCATATTGCTTATACAGGCAAAATAAGTTAAAAGAAGCTATGGAATCGCTGAAGGGCCTTGATGAAACTTCTGCAACTATGCTTTTAGAATCACAGATTCTATTTCGCATGGGGAAAATGGATGCTTCTGTTGATATCTACCGGAAACTCCAGAATTCGAAAATAGACGCGCTAGAGATAAATGTTGTTGCTGGCTTGGTCTCAGCTGGGAAAAGTTCTGAAGTTAAAGGAATGATGGATGCTCTCCGGGTTAAAGCAACAAGCAGCTTTGAGTTGGCATATAATGCTGCCTGTTCACTTATTGAAGAACACAAGTACACTGATGCAGAGCAACTTCTGCTCTCATCTAGAAGGTGAACTTTTATAGTTGGTAGTTTTCGTGATCATTACTATATCTTGTAGATATTTCAATGTTTATATGTAGTTTGTATGGTTCATATCGTAGTCTTACAGGGTGGTGCTCTTAGGGGTGACAATTTCAGGTAATGAGTCGGGTTCGGTCGGGTCGTCCGACGTGGTCTAGTTTTTGGGTCGACACGATCCGACCCGAAACGGGTTGAAAATTTCATCCGAAGCCGACCTGTTTAGTACCCGATTAACCCGGATCGGAAATGACCCGTTTTGACCCGAaatgtattaaaaattaattattttgaattaaaagttatatttattataaattttaaaaatacatgtTAATTTAATGAGATAATATGTgaatagaaatatttttaatagtatAGAAAGATATCATAAATGtatgtaattttgtaatataaatatacataattaacatactatattatatatataaatatttagtgtCGGGTTCAAATACACtgggtcaacccgaacccgacccgagtttttcgggtaaaaaattatttgacccGAAGTATAAAATTTCTAACCTTAATTCGTACTTTTTCGAGTCGGGTTcgtatcgggtttcgggtcgtgtcagATTTTGCCGCCCCTAGGTGCTCTTAGGGCTTTGTATCGCTGCATGTAACCAAGCTAAGTAACTTTTGGTTCCTTGGACGTTGAAACATGCTCTTAGGGCTTTGTTTCGTTGCCTGTAACCCAACCAAGTAACTTTTGGTTCCTTGGACGTTAAAATATGGATGAGTTACATTATTTGGTTATGTAACTTTCATACAAGACGTGGGAActtatatttcttaaaatacgAAACTCAGTTACATAGTCTATCAACGATTTTTTGGAGTTACATAGTGTCAAATGTTTTAATCTGTTTTACTGTATATTTATGATTAGTCGCCGTCTTTTTAtcagttaaatattttttcttttttatggtTAACtaaaaatgtttatattttttggtaaattacttttaaatttataaatttatatattacttttataatattttatcatagatattaaatattgtaaataaaagttttaaatatagttccctttttattttttatttaaatatatttataatactagtttatatttactttattaagtatttgtattataaaattattattatcattaaaaatgaaatttattaaaagttgtttaataatttaaaaaacaaatataacttataattacACAATGATAAACCAAAGACGTGTTTATAAAAATCCCGGGAATCTAGGCATGCAACCTACTTCCGAGGAATTCTAAGTTTCGGGTATAACTTcaaaaactctgaaacaaataaGGCCTAGGTTAATTGTTGTGCATAAAAAGATGTTAATGTTGTATAAGATATCTTATCCGAGGCTGTTGGAATTGTTGAAACTTTGACAAGCTTATTTAAGTTGAATGTGGTTCTACTTAGAGTTGGAGTGTCGGCTAGTTCTGATAAAGACCATGCTGTTGAACTCTAATACTAATTATATGTTCATCAGTAGAGAATGTATCTCATGTTTGCAATATCTTTTTGCTTGTGGAAGGAAGTGATGTAACTTTGGGCGTGTCTAAATGGCAAATATGTCACGTGTATATATCTAAAGAATTATCTCTTAAtgtaaatgattttattttaagagcAAAAACATTAATCATGACTTGGTAACCCAATTTGAAAATGTCAAACAGTTTTATACACATGCAGACAATTTCAATTATACCCCGAACATTCTTCTGTCTGCATATGTCGTCCTGTTACAGGAGGATAATGTATATAGGAAGTTGTATATTTAGCTCCACTGAATAATTATACTACAGGTTTACAGCCGGGGAGTTGTTTTTGCTGCTATTGTAATTGGaataggcaaaaaaaaaaagcatataACTCGTGTGTGATTCTAGTGTTATGTACGTCATACTGCcagtataatttataatttattctttTCTGCATACCTGTTTAGGATAtacacctctctctctctgtacaTACTACATAAGCTTCATCACCtattatttagatttttatgtCGTATCTTTGTGGAAGTTTTTATTAAGTCTTATCATTGCCTTGTCAGAATGGGACAGGAAACTCTAATGGATGAGAGTTTGGCAGATGACGAAATTGAAATTGAACTGGCACCAATATCTGTCCAGTTGGCATATGTTCAGCAGGTAGGATGTTGGTTTTAGGCATTCTTGTATGTTTCTGTAATGATCATTTGTTTGCTTCATTAATAATTGCTCAATTCTCAGCTCATGGGTAATACAAAGGAAGCTGTTCAGTCATATACTGGAATAATTAAGCGAAATCTGGCAGATGAAGCAACACTGGCGGTGGCCACCAACAACCTTATTGCTTTGAAAGGTCCCAAAGATATCTCAGATAGCTTGAAGAAGCTTGATAAGCTTGTAGAGAAAAGTGGGGGGCCTGGGAGCTTCCAGCTTGCTCGTGGTTTAGACTTGAAGCTTTCACCTAAGCAGAAAGAATCATTATACATTAATCGAATGCTGCTGCTACTTCATTCAAATAAAATGGAGCAGGTATCATGTGTCTTCCTGCATTAGAACATCTTTAGCGCATAACACCAAAGTAGTGCAAATTTGTTCTAAAAGCTACACCAGCTCTGAAACCAACTTTAACCCACCAAATCAACAAAAGGTGTAAACcaaattcaattaatgaatacaAGGGTGCATTGGGATGTTGAAAAAGGTTATATATGGTGTGGAAATTACACCAAATGAGTAGTGTTACAGTGAATTCGTTAACAATGTTCACTTACACCAAAATGGTGTAATTTAGTGTCTAGTTGGAGTGGGTGTTACAATAAAACGATGCAAAACCGCTATGGTATTTTAGTTCCCCATTGGAGCTGTTCTTAACATCGATATGCTAATACTCATATCATTCACTATTGAGTAATATCGTCTTAATGGTATAGGTCTTTCCTACCTGTCGATGTGTGTCAGATCTATGTTATTGGTACAGTCTTGGTAATGAGCCAAGTAATTATAGGGAAAACACTTTCACAGTGCGTATGAAATTGCACTCCAACTTACAAATGCAAATATGCCAGTTTTTAGGCTATGGCATATGTATATTATTAGGTAAGATATTGTGAGGTGCTACCATATTGATAAAGGTGCATGTCAAAGACCTCTGAGATTGTTAATAACTTAGCTTATGACTGTGTGATGTCTTGTATATagttaaatgaatattttttgcAGGCTCGAGAACTTGTTGCTGCCTTGCCAGACTTGTGTCCGGGTAGTGTGGTGCCAGTATTGCTTCAAGCTGCCGTCTTGGTCAAAGAAAATAAGGCTGGGAAGGCTGAAGAAATATTGGGGCAATCTGCAGATAAGTTCCCAGATAATTGCAGAGTACTTCACCTTGCAAGGGCCCAGATTGCTGCTGCTGGTGGTCACCCACAAATTGCAGTTGCGTCTCTAGAAAAAATACCTGATATTCAACACATGCCTGCTACAGTGGCAACCCTTGTTGCTCTTAAAGAGCGTGCTGGAGATATCGATGGTGCAGATGCTGTTTTTGACTCGGCAATCCGATGGTGGTCAAATGCTATGACTGAAGAAAACAAGCTTAGTGTAATCATGCAAGAAGCTGCTGCTTTCAAGCTTAAGCATGGCCGTAAAGAGGAGGCTGCTCGTTTGTACGAGGAGATTGTGAAAAGTCATGGAAGTATTGAGGCTTTGGTAGGTTTAATCCAGACAGCTGCTCATGTCGATGTTGAGAAAGCAGAGGCTTATGAGAAGAAACTTAAACAACTGCCTGACTTAAAAGCTATTGATGTGGATAGTTTAGAGAGGACCTCGGGTGCAAAGCATGCTGAGGGTGGATCTCATATGAATACAGCTACCTCTTATGAAGACAATAACAAA
This genomic window contains:
- the LOC108227770 gene encoding uncharacterized protein LOC108227770; amino-acid sequence: MPPKSKEKPKSAAAAPPPSISIEDLFTSIKRHVDKDEFEQIVKLSDQVLSVAPGDEDALRCKVAALIKCDKIDDALSVIRKVPNDFSYFKAYCLYRQNKLKEAMESLKGLDETSATMLLESQILFRMGKMDASVDIYRKLQNSKIDALEINVVAGLVSAGKSSEVKGMMDALRVKATSSFELAYNAACSLIEEHKYTDAEQLLLSSRRMGQETLMDESLADDEIEIELAPISVQLAYVQQLMGNTKEAVQSYTGIIKRNLADEATLAVATNNLIALKGPKDISDSLKKLDKLVEKSGGPGSFQLARGLDLKLSPKQKESLYINRMLLLLHSNKMEQARELVAALPDLCPGSVVPVLLQAAVLVKENKAGKAEEILGQSADKFPDNCRVLHLARAQIAAAGGHPQIAVASLEKIPDIQHMPATVATLVALKERAGDIDGADAVFDSAIRWWSNAMTEENKLSVIMQEAAAFKLKHGRKEEAARLYEEIVKSHGSIEALVGLIQTAAHVDVEKAEAYEKKLKQLPDLKAIDVDSLERTSGAKHAEGGSHMNTATSYEDNNKEKTKKKRKRKPKYPKGFDPANPGPPPDPERWLPKRERSSFRPKRKDKRIAQIRGSQGAVAKEAGNANSKSSQASSKGVSTGPEPSKPSSKSSKKKSRK
- the LOC108225156 gene encoding uncharacterized protein LOC108225156, with protein sequence MPPKSKEKPKSAAAAPPPSISIEDLFTSIKRHVDKDEFEQIVKLSDQVLSVAPGDEDALRCKVAALIKCDKIDDALSVIRKVPNDFSYFKAYCLYRQKKLKEAMESLKGLEENFATMLLGSQILFRMGKMDASVDIYRKLQNSNIDALEINVVAGLVSAGKSSEVKGMMDALRVKATSSFRLAYNAACSLIEEHKYTDAEQLLLLSRRMAQETLMDEGLADDKIETKLARISVQLAYVQQLTGNTKEAVQSYTRIIKRNLASEATQAVATNNLIALKGPKDISDSLKKLDKLVKKTGGPGSFQLARGLDLKLSPKQKEALYINRMLLLLHSNKMEQARELVAALPDLCPGSVVPVLLQAAVLVKENKAGKAEEILGQSADKFPDNSRVLHLARAQIAAAGGHPQIAVASLEKIPDIQHMPATVATLVALKERAGDIDGADAVFDSAIRWWSNAMTEENKLSVIMQEAAAFKLKHGRKEEAARLYEEIVKSHGSVEALVGLIQTAAHVDVEKAEAYEKKLKQMPDLKDIDVDSLERTSGAKHAEGGSHMNTATSYEDNNKEKTKKKKRKRKPKYPKGFDPANPGPPPDPERWLPKRERSSFRPKRKDKRIAQIRGSQGAVAKEAGNANSKSSRASSKGVSTGPEPSKPSSKSSKKKSRK